Proteins co-encoded in one Granulicella cerasi genomic window:
- a CDS encoding aromatic ring-hydroxylating oxygenase subunit alpha, whose translation MATSTAFIPASSVVDAASRAALALPRNCTFAESDWRALATHWYPVAFASEVMDKPFAACLLDERVVVYRISDGSVRAAKDICFHRGAPMSMGSVEGDEIICAYHGLRYNDAGQCVCIPAHPGGAISPRLRLHMLGAQEAYGLIWVQLVEDATAKLPVLDEWNDPDYIQVLPDAVDIAAASGRQIEGFLDVAHFSFIHKESFGEEDNAFVPEYNVTTKPDGFIADYISTVSNYAHGYKHLGPPGFLWHRRFETYLPFAAKLTVFFPNGQLHILNLASPVSARKTRLFVPICRNFDKDSPLQATLDFNHQVFAEDQEIVEQQYPEDLPLDLHAEAHFPADRSSLAYRKGLAAMGLGRSFTA comes from the coding sequence ATGGCTACCTCCACTGCATTTATTCCCGCTTCAAGCGTGGTCGATGCTGCGTCTCGCGCGGCGTTGGCGCTGCCTCGCAACTGCACTTTTGCTGAATCCGACTGGCGCGCGCTGGCGACGCATTGGTATCCGGTAGCCTTCGCCTCCGAGGTAATGGACAAGCCCTTCGCTGCTTGTCTGCTCGACGAACGCGTCGTGGTGTATCGCATCTCCGACGGCAGCGTGCGTGCGGCGAAAGACATCTGCTTTCATCGCGGCGCGCCCATGAGTATGGGCTCGGTGGAAGGCGACGAGATCATCTGCGCGTATCACGGTCTTCGATACAACGATGCGGGGCAGTGCGTGTGCATCCCCGCGCATCCTGGCGGAGCGATCTCACCGCGTCTGCGTCTGCACATGCTGGGCGCACAGGAAGCCTATGGTCTCATCTGGGTGCAGCTCGTCGAAGATGCGACGGCGAAGCTGCCCGTGCTCGATGAGTGGAACGATCCCGATTACATCCAGGTGCTGCCGGACGCCGTCGACATCGCCGCCGCATCCGGCCGACAGATCGAAGGCTTCCTCGACGTCGCCCACTTCTCGTTCATCCACAAGGAGTCCTTTGGCGAAGAGGACAACGCCTTCGTGCCCGAGTACAACGTGACGACGAAGCCCGACGGCTTTATCGCCGACTACATCAGCACGGTCAGTAACTACGCTCATGGATACAAGCACCTCGGTCCGCCGGGCTTCCTCTGGCATCGCCGCTTTGAAACGTACTTGCCCTTCGCGGCGAAGCTCACGGTCTTCTTCCCCAACGGACAGTTGCACATCCTGAATCTCGCTTCGCCGGTATCAGCGCGCAAGACGCGTCTCTTCGTGCCGATCTGCCGCAACTTTGACAAGGACTCACCGTTGCAGGCAACGCTCGACTTCAATCATCAGGTCTTCGCGGAAGACCAGGAGATCGTCGAGCAGCAGTATCCCGAGGACCTGCCGCTCGACCTGCATGCCGAGGCACACTTCCCGGCGGACCGCAGTTCGCTCGCCTACCGCAAGGGGCTTGCGGCGATGGGGCTAGGACGCAGCTTTACGGCATAG